Proteins encoded by one window of Nicotiana tabacum cultivar K326 chromosome 10, ASM71507v2, whole genome shotgun sequence:
- the LOC107767091 gene encoding putative membrane-associated kinase regulator 4 has protein sequence MATNPPQFSSSKIKNVDEEDYIDMEVSSCTSSSPQSRDFEFQMSSISIDKEITTTSPADELFYRGKLLPLHLPPRLEMVQKLLHTSNLETFQEEERFSINSKNSINAYNIPSCSDLSSNPTNSRSLVHRTTSSNAPCTNTSTPFESYSISPSESCRVSCESDLSLDLTYSRSLVDRTTSSTAPCTNTSTPFESCNISPSESCRVSCELNPVEYFFEWSTEFGTFINEHPKKTWSKKLKLVKQSLISQKIKASKAYLNLKSLFNKSACSDETDQQVFSTKDCENKYIKVSKKTPFGHIGKCTQPTLANMIRNIEKEGVEDNVNSHRKSFSAVIKRHSPTKCLSSSSSNGSSSSSSSSFSLNSNGFYELNLLKRSCSANTEIEGSIEAAIAHCKKSQELCNPKRRLIEAGINSMSISKIAASEIQERPDLCRF, from the coding sequence ATGGCCACAAATCCTCCTCAATTTTCATCATCTAAAATCAAGAATGTAGATGAAGAAGACTACATTGATATGGAAGTTAGTTCTTGTACAAGTTCTTCTCCACAAAGTAGagattttgagtttcaaatgtctTCTATTTCCATTGACAAAGAAATTACCACTACTTCACCAGCTGATGAACTTTTCTATAGAGGCAAACTCCTCCCTCTTCATCTCCCTCCAAGGTTAGAAATGGTCCAAAAACTTCTTCATACCTCAAATTTAGAAACTtttcaagaagaagaaagatttAGCATTAATTCAAAGAATTCGATTAATGCGTATAATATACCTTCCTGTTCCGACCTTTCCTCGAACCCCACGAATAGCAGAAGTTTAGTGCATCGAACTACTAGTTCTAATGCACCTTGTACTAATACTAGTACCCCATTTGAGTCATACAGTATTTCTCCCTCAGAATCTTGTAGAGTGAGTTGTGAGTCCGACCTTTCTCTGGATCTCACGTATAGCAGGAGCTTAGTGGACCGGACTACTAGTTCTACTGCACCTTGTACTAATACTAGTACCCCATTTGAGTCATGCAATATTTCCCCCTCAGAATCTTGTAGAGTAAGTTGTGAACTCAATCCAGTTGAGTATTTTTTTGAATGGTCAACTGAATTCGGTACTTTTATTAATGAACATCCAAAGAAAACTTGGTCCAAGAAACTTAAGTTAGTTAAACAATCTTTAATTAGTCAAAAGATTAAGGCTTCAAAAGCATATCTTAATCTTAAATCTTTGTTTAACAAGTCAGCTTGTTCAGATGAGACTGATCAACAAGTTTTTAGTACAAAAGATTGTGAAAATAAGTATATTAAAGTATCTAAGAAAACCCCATTTGGTCATATTGGAAAATGTACACAACCAACATTAGCTAATATGATAAGAAATATTGAAAAGGAAGGGGTTGAAGATAATGTAAATAGTCATAGAAAATCATTTTCAGCAGTAATTAAAAGACATTCTCCAACTAAATGtttgtcttcttcttcatctaatggttcttcttcttcatcttcatcatcttTTTCATTGAATTCTAATGGTTTTTATGAGTTGAATTTACTTAAGAGAAGTTGTAGTGCAAATACTGAGATTGAGGGTTCAATTGAGGCTGCAATTGCTCATTGTAAGAAATCTCAAGAGCTTTGTAATCCAAAGAGGAGATTGATTGAAGCTGGAATTAATTCAATGTCAATTTCCAAGATTGCAGCAAGTGAGATTCAAGAAAGACCAGATCTTTGCAGATTTTGa